A segment of the Rhizobium sp. ZPR4 genome:
CGGCGAGCGCCCAGACGGCAACATTGATCGGTGTCAGCGCCAGCAGCGTCCGGCGCGCCTGCTGGGGAACAGCGACTTCCGGCTTCAGCGATGCGAGTGCGCCGGCCCGTCGGTTCGTTGTCTCCGGCACCAGCCATAGCAGCACTGCCTGCAGCGCCAGGAGAGCGAGCGTGACGATATAGACGAGTATGGTCGGAGCCGGCGCAAACTGGATCAGCAGGCTCGTGCCGAGCGCGCCGATCGCCATGCCGGCAAGCGGGGCAAGGCTGTTGGTGATCGATCCCCTGATCGGGTCGAGATCGACAAGGGCGGCACCGATGGAGCTGACGGCTGCGCCTGTCGCAAAGCCCTGCACGATGCGGGCGGCAATCAGCCAATCCGGACCCTTGGCCATTAAAAACAGCGCTATCGCCACCATATTGAGCAGGATCGAAGCGAAGATCACCGGGCGACGGCCGAGATGGTCGGAAATCGAGCCGACGATGAGCAGCGCGGCGAGAAGGGAGAAGGCATAGACGGCGAAGATTACCGTGAGCAGCACCGGCGAGAAGGCGAAGGCCTGCTGATAAAGGCGGTAGAGAGGCGTCGGTGCGGATGAGGCGGCCAAAAACAGGGCACTGGTCGCGGCATAATAGGACGGCGCCAGGCGTCTGGCTGCTGAAATCGGCGTGCTGGCGGTGGAATCGAGCGAGGTCATCGACTATATCCTGCCTAAAGCTAAAAGATTGCGTTAGACGGATATAGGTCGCCTGATGCATAAAAGCAAATAATTTGCGTTAGTGAATAACCCATGGTCATTCACGATCAGCAAAAGGGAAAGATTGGCAAAGGCCTATGGGCTACAGAGAAAATCCCCGCCCCGGCGGGCGCAGTGCCAGAGTGCAGGCCGCCGTGCATCAATCCGTTCGCGACATGCTGGCAACCATGGATCGCGCCGATGTGACGATCCCCCTGATCGCGCAGCGCGCCAATGTCACGCCGTCGACGATCTACCGCCGTTGGGGCGATCTGCAAGAGCTTCTGGCCGACGTTGCCGCCGCACGCCTGCGGCCCGAAGGCGAGCCCGCCAGGATCGGCAGCGCCCGCGAGGATCTGGAAGCCTGGGTCGAGCAATATGCCGATGAGATGGCTTCCGGCGTCGGCCGGCAAATGCTGCGCGATATTCTTGCTGCAGCCGACAGTGCTAATGCGGAGAAATGCGGCACCTATACGCGCTACCAGCTGAGCGTCTTCATCGCCCGGGCCGAGGAGTGCGGCGAGCCCTTTCCGACCCTGGTAGAACTGATGGATCACGTCATCTCGCCGATTATCTATCGCATCCTCTTCAACCAGGCGCCCGACTCCGACTACGTCCGCAAGCTCGTCGCGAAGGTAATGCCGGAGAGTGCAGCCAGGACTTGATGCGCGACCAGCAATGGCGAGCGACTCACTCGAACTCCCCCAAGCACATTCAGTGGCTTCGGCTTGGTTGCTCGCAACTGACGAACAAGTAGCCAAGCATATGCACGTTAAAATTGCCAAAGCTGCGAAATTATCATGGGATATGCATGCTTGAGCGAGGCTCGCGGTCAATTTGCTGTTGAAAAATAAGGAAAAAGATGGTGCTAATTATCATCAGTGAATTCAACGGCAACGCGAAGGGGACTGCTCAATGCTTAATGAATTCAAGGCATTTATCGCCCGTGGCAATGTCATGGATCTCGCAGTCGGCGTGATCATTGGCGGCGCTTTCGGCGGCATCGTTAAATCGCTGGTTGACGATATCATCATGCCGATCGTCGGCGCGATTTTCGGTGGCTTCGATTTCTCGAACTACTTCGTCGGCCTTGCCTCGGGGGTCAACGCACCGACGCTTGCTGCGGCCCGCGCCCAGGGCGCGGTTCTCGCCTACGGTAGCTTCATCACCGTCCTTATCAACTTCCTGATCCTCGCCTGGATCATCTTCCTCATGGTCAAGGGCGTGAATGCGTTGCAGGCCCAGGTCGCGCGCAAGGAAGAAAAGGTTGCCGAGGCAGCGCCGCCGCCGGCCGACGTCCAGCTGCTGACGGAAATCCGCGATCTTCTCGCGAAGCGCTGATAGGTACAGTTCAACCTCTTTCAAAGCCTCGGTCTCCACAAGGGCCGGGGCTTTATTCATCACCAAAATCGATCAGTCGCTAAGGCAAAGTCATGGGATTTGTCCGCCGCTCTGCTTTATGAAGGCAGAAACCGGAGACTTTGCATGTCGATACTGAACAGCCTCAGCCCGCGCGCACTCGCAGCACCCGAAAGCGGGATCGTCGAAGTGGTCAATTATGCCCGCGGTCGCGATGGCCTGTTGCCGCTTTGGGTCGGCGAGGGCGATCTGCCGACGCCGGATTTCATCAACCGTGCCGCCATGGCGTCGCTCAATGCCGGTGAGACCTTCTACACCTGGCAGCGCGGCATTCCGGAGCTGCGCCAGGCACTCGCCGACTACTATGGCCGGCATTTCGGCACGTCGCTGCCGATGGACAATTTCTATGTCGTCGGCTCCGGCATGCAGGCGATCCAGCTGTCCGTGCAGGCGATCACCTCTCCCGGCGACGAGATGGTCTATCTCTCCCCGGCCTGGCCGAACATTGCCGCCGCGCTCGAGATCGCGGGTGCCCGCTCCGTTGCCGTGCCCTTGCAGTTCGAGCACGGCAAATGGTCGCTTGATTTGGGCCGGCTGGAAGCGGCGATCACGCCGAAGACCAAGGGCCTCTTCATCAATACCCCGTCCAACCCCACGGGCTGGACGGCGACCCATCAGGATCTCCGCGATATCCTCGCCTTGGCGCGCAAGCACGATCTCTGGATCATGGCCGACGAGATCTATGCG
Coding sequences within it:
- a CDS encoding MFS transporter, producing the protein MTSLDSTASTPISAARRLAPSYYAATSALFLAASSAPTPLYRLYQQAFAFSPVLLTVIFAVYAFSLLAALLIVGSISDHLGRRPVIFASILLNMVAIALFLMAKGPDWLIAARIVQGFATGAAVSSIGAALVDLDPIRGSITNSLAPLAGMAIGALGTSLLIQFAPAPTILVYIVTLALLALQAVLLWLVPETTNRRAGALASLKPEVAVPQQARRTLLALTPINVAVWALAGFYLSLVPSLVTATTGSTMPLVGGSVVAALTISGAAAVFLLRRRSAATIMKFGIPSMTLGILTIIAGMHAAEVSILASGTLIAGSGFGAAFLGTVRSIMPLAKPDERAGLLSAFYIQSYLAFSVPAILAGFLSKALGFAEAADIYAAAILLLIGWGVVALRSSREKPLSVV
- a CDS encoding TetR/AcrR family transcriptional regulator, producing MGYRENPRPGGRSARVQAAVHQSVRDMLATMDRADVTIPLIAQRANVTPSTIYRRWGDLQELLADVAAARLRPEGEPARIGSAREDLEAWVEQYADEMASGVGRQMLRDILAAADSANAEKCGTYTRYQLSVFIARAEECGEPFPTLVELMDHVISPIIYRILFNQAPDSDYVRKLVAKVMPESAART
- the mscL gene encoding large conductance mechanosensitive channel protein MscL, encoding MLNEFKAFIARGNVMDLAVGVIIGGAFGGIVKSLVDDIIMPIVGAIFGGFDFSNYFVGLASGVNAPTLAAARAQGAVLAYGSFITVLINFLILAWIIFLMVKGVNALQAQVARKEEKVAEAAPPPADVQLLTEIRDLLAKR
- a CDS encoding pyridoxal phosphate-dependent aminotransferase, with amino-acid sequence MSILNSLSPRALAAPESGIVEVVNYARGRDGLLPLWVGEGDLPTPDFINRAAMASLNAGETFYTWQRGIPELRQALADYYGRHFGTSLPMDNFYVVGSGMQAIQLSVQAITSPGDEMVYLSPAWPNIAAALEIAGARSVAVPLQFEHGKWSLDLGRLEAAITPKTKGLFINTPSNPTGWTATHQDLRDILALARKHDLWIMADEIYALYYYAGGRAPSFLDVKEADDKILFVNSFSKNWSMTGWRVGWIVAPAELGQVIENLVQYSTSGVAQFMQKGAVAALNEGDDFVRSNIAKATRSRDILCDALIATNRVQTLKPDGALYSFLRIDGVTDSRRAAIDIVDKTGVGLAPGTAFGKGGELFMRACFLRDPVQVADAAERLSRYILSL